DNA sequence from the Gemmatimonadales bacterium genome:
GTGAATATGAAAGATCGCGGCGCGCTCCGGATTGGGTGTCGCAGGCCGATAGAGCGCAGACCAGACCGGGCGCCCATCGGGGTGGGTCACGGCGATCATCTCCGGCCGAATCAGGCGGCGGCGGAAGAACTCGTCCGTCCCACTGACTGTGACTCGCCGCTCGGCGGAGGCAGGCGCGGCGTCGCGCAGGAAGAGATCCGGCAACTGGGTCGTCTCGCCGTAGACGACGGCGAGGCGCCGCCCATCCGGAGCAAGCGCGCCGACATGCCGGCCGGGGCGCTCGGTCAGGCGGGTCAGGTCGCGCCCCGCCGCGGGCAGCAGGTACAGGTGATCGTTGCTGTGCCCGTCGCGCCCGGCGCCCAGCAGCCAGGTGCTCCGGTCACGAGACAGTTCGGCCGTCCGGACCTCCCACTCGCCGGAGGTCAGCGGGCGCACCTGACCGCTTCCATCGACAAGGTAGAGATGGCTCCACCCGGACCGCTCCGATGCGAAGACGAACCGTCCGCCGGCGAGCCACTCGAGCAGGGCCGGACCGCCGTAGTTCGATTGGATGGCCGGCCCACCGAGCCACGCCGGGTCGTGGTCGTGGATCAGGACCCGCGTCCGCCCGCTCGCAGGATCAACCTCCGCCATCCAGAGATCATGCCAGTCGGCCGACGAGAACTGGACCACGGCGCGGTCGCCTTCCAGGCTCCAGTAGGGACCGGTCGGCATGGTACGGCGGTCACCGGCCTCCTGAAGGTCGACCCAGCGGATCTGGACACTGTCCGCAGCAACCGACGGATCGATTGCCACGATACCGAAGCGCAGTCGATCCCGTGGCTCACCAACCTTGGCCCGTGCCGTGAGCGCCTCCGCGTGCCCGGAGTGCGCCAGATAGTCCATGTATCGAGTGACCGGGCGCGGCGACGCCAGCGTCCGGGCTACAAAGGTGACGTAGCGCCGATCGGGCGAGAGCGTCAGTTGCTCCAGGACCGTGCCGGGCGGGGCTGGAATGGCCTGCGGAGCCCCGGGCTGGACGCGAGCCCGGGCGGCAGCAACGCTGCGTCGCTCGACGCTGTCGCGCACCCGCTCGAACAGGTCGCGCTGTTGCTCGATCAGCCACCTGGCCGCCGGATCCTTCGCGGCGTCGGGCAGGTGTTTCCGGGTGACCTGTTGAAGCTGGCTCGTCTGCAGGTCGTACGTATAGAGGTCGTCGCCGTAGACGAACTGAAGCCAGAGCCCGTCGGCGCTGACGGTCGGCCGGCCGACCCGTCCCGAAAGCGAGAGCAAACGGCGAATTCCGTCATTCGGCCGCCCGGCGTGGTACATGAACACTGACCCGCCGTCCTGCCAGACGGCAACTCGGCCGTCGCGGCTCCAGCTGGGCGATCGATCCGGAATGATCTCATCGGCACCGACTTCGCGCGCCGTCAGACCATCCCGACCGACCCGGAACCAGGGATCTTGTTCCGGGTACTGTCCTGGCGCGGGCTGCCGATGCCAGCGGAAGTAGACACCGGAGCCGTCGACGGCCCAGCGGGCGTCGCGGACCTCGAGGCCGAGCCAGCGATCGTCGCGTCCGGCATCTTCGAGCGAAAACGGTATAGCCTGCTCCGCCTGCTGGCCCCTCAGGGACGACTGATAGAGCGGAGTGCGATCCTGGGCATCGAGCGGCGTTAGACCGGCGACCACGCCAAAGAGCGCCGACACGAGGAGACGGTCGAGAGGCATCACGCTTCCCTCTTCTATCAGATCGAAACGGGTGGGCCGCGCGCACCTGACGCGCGGCCGTCGGCACCAGCTAAGGTACTGTACTTCCCCTCAAACGATGGACCGCAAGCACGCCGGCCGTCAGCGCTGCCACACCGATGAGCTGGTGGAGCGCACCGAGCGCCACCGGGACGACCAGCAGTAAGGTCGCAATGCCGATCAGCACTTGGAGCACGACCACACCGCCGAGATGTCGAACCGCTCTGACCCCATCGACCGTCAACGTGCTGCCGCCCGCCCGCCATGCGAGCACCAGGGCAAACGCCCCGGTACCAAGCGCCAGGATCCGGTGATGAAACTGCGCCGCGATGGGGTTCTCGAAG
Encoded proteins:
- a CDS encoding S9 family peptidase — its product is MPLDRLLVSALFGVVAGLTPLDAQDRTPLYQSSLRGQQAEQAIPFSLEDAGRDDRWLGLEVRDARWAVDGSGVYFRWHRQPAPGQYPEQDPWFRVGRDGLTAREVGADEIIPDRSPSWSRDGRVAVWQDGGSVFMYHAGRPNDGIRRLLSLSGRVGRPTVSADGLWLQFVYGDDLYTYDLQTSQLQQVTRKHLPDAAKDPAARWLIEQQRDLFERVRDSVERRSVAAARARVQPGAPQAIPAPPGTVLEQLTLSPDRRYVTFVARTLASPRPVTRYMDYLAHSGHAEALTARAKVGEPRDRLRFGIVAIDPSVAADSVQIRWVDLQEAGDRRTMPTGPYWSLEGDRAVVQFSSADWHDLWMAEVDPASGRTRVLIHDHDPAWLGGPAIQSNYGGPALLEWLAGGRFVFASERSGWSHLYLVDGSGQVRPLTSGEWEVRTAELSRDRSTWLLGAGRDGHSNDHLYLLPAAGRDLTRLTERPGRHVGALAPDGRRLAVVYGETTQLPDLFLRDAAPASAERRVTVSGTDEFFRRRLIRPEMIAVTHPDGRPVWSALYRPATPNPERAAIFHIHGGGYRHFSHNGWSVYGYGLHLGLIHHLLERGYTIVDFDYRGGAGYGRDYRTDIYRSMGQKDVDGALPTIDYLVDRLGIDRARIGVYGVSYGGFFTLMALFRHPGTFAAGIANAAVSDWAHYSHEWTSRILGVPTVDSAAYRLSSPINHTSGLADPLLIVHGLVDDNVQFQDAARLVQKLIEDRKRFEVMIYPTEPHTIQTEASRHDYVERTVEFFDRHLRGPKR